The following coding sequences lie in one Nitratireductor mangrovi genomic window:
- a CDS encoding BMP family ABC transporter substrate-binding protein: MKTRLISWLAGAAIALSAAAAQAEPLKAGFIYPSPTADVGWAKQLDLGREAIEKEFGDKVETVVVEAVPEGPDAARIMNQMVTDGAKFVMLGSFGYMNDGLRLARQQPDVAFIHASGFKQTDNFGTFTARNYEGFYLGGLAAGMVTKSNVIGMVAAFAIPEVVAEVNAITLAVRKVNPDADIKIIWLNSWFDPPKAQEAARALISQGADVLFSLHQDTPSVVNIAEAEGVHVVNTSSDMSSYGPNSVLASVTNDWTDYFIESFRAKLDGNFKGSDFRGGLASGAVKVTAWSDDLTEAQMAEIKQAETDIASGKTHVFAGPLKDQDGNVRAEAGTNLPDEAIFGMNWLVEGLSGSLPQ, encoded by the coding sequence ATGAAGACCCGATTGATTTCCTGGCTCGCCGGCGCCGCGATCGCGCTGTCGGCCGCCGCCGCACAGGCCGAGCCGCTGAAGGCCGGCTTCATCTATCCCTCGCCGACAGCCGATGTCGGTTGGGCCAAGCAACTCGATCTCGGTCGCGAGGCGATCGAGAAGGAATTCGGCGACAAGGTCGAGACGGTTGTCGTGGAAGCGGTTCCGGAGGGCCCCGACGCCGCGCGCATCATGAACCAGATGGTCACCGACGGTGCCAAGTTCGTCATGCTCGGCTCCTTCGGCTACATGAATGACGGGCTGCGGCTCGCCCGCCAGCAGCCGGACGTGGCCTTCATCCATGCGAGCGGCTTCAAGCAGACCGACAATTTCGGGACTTTTACCGCGCGCAACTACGAAGGGTTCTATCTCGGCGGGCTCGCCGCCGGCATGGTGACCAAATCGAACGTCATCGGCATGGTCGCCGCATTCGCCATTCCCGAGGTCGTGGCCGAGGTCAACGCCATCACTCTTGCTGTGCGCAAGGTCAATCCCGACGCCGATATCAAGATCATCTGGCTCAACTCCTGGTTCGATCCGCCGAAGGCGCAGGAGGCCGCGCGGGCCCTGATCTCGCAGGGCGCCGATGTCCTGTTCTCGCTGCATCAGGACACACCGTCGGTGGTCAACATCGCCGAGGCCGAAGGCGTCCATGTCGTGAACACCTCGTCCGACATGAGCTCTTACGGGCCGAACAGCGTGCTTGCCTCGGTGACCAATGACTGGACCGACTATTTCATCGAGAGTTTCCGCGCCAAGCTCGACGGCAACTTCAAGGGCTCCGACTTCCGCGGAGGGCTTGCCTCGGGCGCCGTCAAGGTGACGGCCTGGAGCGACGACCTGACCGAGGCGCAGATGGCCGAGATCAAGCAGGCCGAAACCGACATCGCCAGCGGCAAGACGCATGTCTTCGCCGGTCCGCTCAAAGACCAGGACGGCAATGTGCGCGCCGAGGCAGGCACCAATCTGCCGGACGAGGCGATCTTCGGCATGAACTGGCTTGTCGAAGGCTTGAGCGGCTCGCTTCCTCAGTAA
- a CDS encoding aromatic ring-hydroxylating oxygenase subunit alpha: MTVTTDPVVLNEWVACGWHGQVVAGASFDTVVFGQDIRVTRTGETAYDIHEIGADGSTGRRLPSQQRYTCIFTTLGEPSRPLPEISEFDEPDRRITGCGSVGVRTSPYRIIENFLDMAHFSFVHTNVLGAPERTEVLAYKTEHRKDVDEIWALDCKFFQPAASKASTGGQITDYVYRVMSPFSVMLYKNVFGDPTRNDAICVFVQPVGETECLAYMPMAIVDPDSALESIIDFQQSIFLQDRIILENQRPALLPLDPTIELPTRADASSIAFRRWLKAMNLQFGIYEKQAA; encoded by the coding sequence ATGACGGTAACGACGGATCCTGTGGTCCTCAACGAGTGGGTCGCCTGCGGCTGGCACGGCCAGGTCGTCGCCGGTGCGAGCTTCGACACGGTGGTCTTCGGACAGGACATCCGCGTCACGCGCACCGGCGAGACGGCATACGACATTCACGAGATCGGCGCCGACGGCTCGACCGGCCGTCGGCTGCCATCACAGCAACGCTACACCTGCATCTTCACCACGCTTGGCGAGCCGAGCCGCCCGCTGCCCGAAATCTCGGAGTTCGATGAGCCCGACAGACGCATCACCGGTTGCGGCAGCGTCGGCGTGCGCACGAGCCCGTACCGCATCATCGAGAACTTCCTCGACATGGCGCATTTTTCCTTCGTCCACACCAACGTACTGGGGGCGCCGGAACGCACCGAGGTGCTGGCTTACAAGACCGAGCATCGCAAGGACGTCGACGAGATCTGGGCGCTGGACTGCAAGTTCTTCCAACCGGCCGCATCGAAGGCGTCGACCGGCGGCCAGATCACCGACTACGTCTACCGTGTCATGTCGCCCTTCAGCGTCATGCTCTACAAGAACGTCTTCGGTGACCCGACCCGCAATGACGCGATCTGCGTCTTCGTGCAGCCGGTCGGCGAAACGGAATGCCTGGCCTACATGCCGATGGCGATCGTCGACCCGGACAGCGCGCTGGAGAGCATCATCGACTTCCAGCAGTCGATCTTCCTTCAGGACCGCATCATTCTGGAAAACCAACGCCCCGCGCTCTTGCCGCTCGATCCGACGATCGAACTGCCGACCCGCGCCGATGCCAGCTCGATCGCCTTCCGGCGCTGGCTGAAGGCCATGAACCTGCAGTTCGGCATCTACGAAAAGCAGGCGGCCTGA
- a CDS encoding glutathione S-transferase family protein has protein sequence MTIKLYDYGLSGSCYKVRLLLDFLEIEYEREQIDFYPGRAHKSPDFLEINPLGQLPVLDDDGVRLRDAQAILCHIANKYDKDGQWLPREPALFGPVMMWLMFAGGELMAASAARLHDVMGYRLDVEAARRNAHAAFRILDDHLTGREIADKKWIVGDHPTVADIACFPYTALAGDGGIGHEDYPALRNWMREFRRLPRFEAMSGVAEFV, from the coding sequence ATGACCATCAAGCTCTACGACTACGGACTGTCCGGCAGTTGCTACAAGGTGCGGCTCCTGCTCGATTTCCTCGAGATCGAATACGAGCGCGAGCAGATAGACTTCTATCCCGGCCGCGCGCACAAGAGCCCCGATTTCCTGGAGATCAATCCGCTCGGCCAGCTGCCGGTGCTGGACGATGACGGCGTCAGGCTACGCGACGCCCAGGCGATCCTCTGCCACATCGCCAACAAATACGACAAGGACGGCCAATGGCTGCCGCGTGAGCCCGCGCTTTTCGGCCCGGTCATGATGTGGCTGATGTTCGCCGGCGGCGAGCTGATGGCCGCCTCGGCGGCACGCCTGCACGACGTCATGGGCTACCGGCTCGACGTCGAGGCGGCGCGGCGCAACGCGCATGCCGCGTTTCGCATCCTCGACGACCATCTGACCGGACGCGAGATCGCCGACAAGAAATGGATCGTCGGTGACCACCCGACCGTCGCCGATATCGCCTGCTTTCCCTATACCGCGCTTGCCGGCGACGGCGGCATCGGCCACGAGGACTATCCGGCGCTGCGCAACTGGATGCGCGAGTTTCGGCGGCTGCCGCGTTTCGAAGCGATGTCGGGCGTGGCGGAGTTCGTGTGA
- a CDS encoding LysR family transcriptional regulator — MQIDDVLVFLQISSTGSLSAAARAAAKPKATISHQLRRLEDELGTPLFIRSTNRLVLNDAGRSFLDHAKNIRRACERGVDAARRSRNITVGTLRVASSGEFSSNLVGPLVLHFARHHPQLRLEVMVLRGDALISSRDSLDCILYLGEPPMPQVAELTARLLGRFAFGLYASPGYLARNGHPQAPSELRGHDLIGFHNGETTTLWELADGEHEFSLQPSTRFLTNDYWVLKLAAIHNHGIAFMPTFFAALEVEHGLLEPVLPKWRSTEIPMYALFASHRLANPNLRTLIDSVSQNFSTIFDYDYYACHNPALDRGAVAERRLPRL, encoded by the coding sequence ATGCAGATCGATGACGTCCTGGTTTTCCTCCAGATTTCCTCGACAGGGTCGCTGTCGGCGGCGGCCCGAGCCGCGGCCAAGCCCAAGGCAACGATCAGCCATCAGCTGCGCCGCCTCGAGGACGAGCTCGGCACGCCGCTCTTCATCCGCTCCACCAACCGGCTGGTGCTGAACGACGCGGGCAGAAGCTTTCTCGATCACGCCAAGAACATCCGTCGCGCCTGCGAGCGCGGCGTCGACGCAGCCCGCAGGAGCCGCAACATCACCGTCGGCACCCTGCGCGTGGCCTCCTCGGGCGAATTCTCATCCAACCTCGTCGGGCCGCTGGTGCTGCATTTCGCCCGCCACCATCCGCAACTTCGACTTGAGGTGATGGTATTGCGCGGCGACGCTCTGATTTCTTCGCGCGACAGCCTCGACTGCATCCTCTATCTCGGCGAGCCGCCGATGCCGCAGGTGGCGGAATTGACGGCGCGCCTGCTCGGCCGCTTCGCCTTCGGGCTCTACGCCAGCCCCGGCTATCTGGCCCGGAACGGCCATCCCCAAGCGCCAAGTGAGTTGCGCGGCCACGACCTGATCGGCTTCCACAATGGCGAGACCACCACCTTGTGGGAACTGGCCGACGGCGAGCACGAGTTCAGCCTGCAGCCGAGCACCAGGTTCCTGACCAATGACTACTGGGTCTTGAAGCTCGCGGCGATCCACAATCACGGTATCGCGTTCATGCCGACCTTCTTCGCGGCACTCGAGGTCGAGCACGGGCTGCTGGAACCGGTTCTGCCGAAATGGCGCTCGACCGAGATCCCGATGTACGCGCTCTTCGCCAGCCACCGGCTTGCCAACCCGAACCTGCGCACGCTGATCGATTCGGTGTCGCAGAATTTCAGCACCATTTTCGACTACGACTATTATGCCTGCCACAATCCGGCGCTCGACCGCGGCGCGGTGGCTGAGCGTCGGCTCCCGCGGCTTTGA
- a CDS encoding Rieske (2Fe-2S) protein, with protein MAEFRDRWIAVGLDHQVQPGSSNPAIVEDQPLAIWRGENGAANVWEDRCPHRGMRLSFGFVRGNMLRCIYHGWGYEAGGQCALIPAHPELTPPKTICANVYPSAERYGILWTNLFKDTRSEPPELGPADGWAPVRSIYVNRDAAAVTERLPEADCGMADASISMNGHGAATIEAGPNLTLLVAIQPVSAEKCGLHVVARGKAAETPDARAALARKMERLRGALEAR; from the coding sequence GTGGCAGAATTTCGCGACCGCTGGATCGCCGTGGGGCTCGATCATCAGGTACAGCCCGGCTCCTCCAATCCCGCCATCGTCGAGGATCAGCCACTGGCGATCTGGCGCGGCGAAAACGGCGCCGCCAACGTCTGGGAAGATCGCTGCCCGCACCGCGGCATGCGGCTCAGCTTTGGCTTCGTGCGCGGCAACATGCTGCGCTGTATCTACCATGGCTGGGGCTACGAGGCCGGCGGCCAGTGCGCCTTGATCCCGGCGCATCCGGAACTGACGCCTCCCAAGACGATCTGCGCCAACGTCTACCCGTCGGCCGAGCGCTACGGCATCCTGTGGACCAACCTTTTCAAGGATACACGGTCCGAACCGCCCGAACTCGGGCCGGCGGATGGTTGGGCGCCGGTGCGCAGTATCTACGTGAACCGGGATGCTGCCGCCGTCACAGAGCGCTTGCCGGAGGCCGACTGCGGCATGGCGGACGCCAGCATCAGCATGAACGGGCATGGCGCGGCCACCATCGAGGCCGGGCCCAACCTGACGCTGCTCGTCGCGATCCAGCCGGTGAGCGCCGAAAAATGCGGATTGCATGTGGTGGCCAGGGGCAAGGCGGCCGAAACGCCGGATGCCCGGGCCGCCCTCGCCAGGAAGATGGAACGTTTGCGCGGCGCGCTGGAGGCGCGGTGA
- a CDS encoding ABC transporter permease encodes MQTITFVLAGTLLAATPLLIAAMGELVAEKSGVLNLSIEGMMALGAVTGFIVVMETGSYWSAMAAGGLVAMLLSALFGAVVLVALGNQVASGLAVGILGVGLAALIGKSYESKTVPPMPKLPIPFLSDIPVIGPGLFNHVVLVYLAPLMAVGLWWLFRYSKLGLVIRAVGESPQSAHAIGYDVVKVRFLAVLTGGFMAGVAGAFISVASTTLWSDGMIAGRGWIVVALVVFGTWRVGRVAIGAYLFGVASIAELLVQSTGIGVPSQLLTSIPYIATIVAIALLSMDGRRIRLNAPVSLGQVYREAQ; translated from the coding sequence ATGCAGACGATCACCTTCGTTCTGGCCGGAACGCTGCTCGCGGCGACGCCGCTGCTCATCGCTGCGATGGGCGAGCTTGTCGCCGAGAAGTCCGGCGTGCTCAATCTCAGCATCGAGGGCATGATGGCGCTCGGCGCTGTGACCGGCTTCATCGTCGTCATGGAGACCGGCAGCTACTGGTCGGCGATGGCCGCCGGCGGGCTGGTGGCGATGCTTTTGTCGGCGCTGTTCGGCGCCGTCGTGCTGGTCGCGCTCGGCAATCAGGTCGCCTCGGGCCTGGCCGTCGGCATCCTCGGCGTCGGCCTCGCCGCGCTGATCGGCAAGTCATACGAAAGCAAGACGGTGCCGCCGATGCCGAAGCTGCCGATCCCGTTCCTTTCGGATATTCCGGTCATCGGCCCCGGCCTCTTCAACCATGTCGTCCTTGTCTATCTGGCGCCGCTGATGGCGGTCGGCCTGTGGTGGCTGTTCAGATATTCCAAGCTCGGTCTCGTTATTCGCGCGGTCGGCGAGTCGCCGCAATCCGCCCACGCCATCGGCTACGACGTGGTCAAGGTGCGCTTTCTGGCCGTGCTCACCGGCGGGTTCATGGCCGGTGTTGCCGGCGCCTTCATCTCGGTCGCCTCGACCACGCTATGGTCCGACGGCATGATCGCCGGGCGTGGCTGGATCGTGGTGGCGCTGGTCGTGTTCGGCACCTGGCGGGTCGGCCGCGTCGCCATCGGCGCCTACCTGTTCGGCGTCGCCAGTATTGCCGAACTGCTGGTGCAGAGCACCGGCATCGGCGTGCCGTCGCAGCTTCTGACCAGTATCCCCTACATCGCAACCATCGTCGCCATCGCGCTGCTTTCCATGGACGGGCGCCGCATCAGGCTCAACGCACCCGTCTCGCTGGGGCAGGTCTACCGCGAGGCGCAATAG
- a CDS encoding PDR/VanB family oxidoreductase — MSSAAGEMEVIVRQVRAETSEIRSFVLEAANGATLPPFEAGAHIDVYPMNGLQRQYSLVNDPADRSRYVLGVKREQNGRGGSNAMHSQLTEGSKLRISRPKNNFSLRDNGGRSMLLAGGIGVTPLLSMAQALAARDADFALHYFARSNQELAFQQLITSSGWADRVFYHFGLVPPLLNDVLAEILSSPGADDVIYLCGPNPFMDVVRSSAEEAGWPAASVALEHFSATPPKLTPDAGEFVVRLAKRGIELLVPPDKAIIDVLREAGVEIKTSCEQGVCGTCLTQVIEGEPEHNDLYLSDEEHESGRLMTPCVSRARSKLLVLDL; from the coding sequence ATGTCGAGCGCGGCCGGCGAAATGGAAGTCATCGTGCGCCAGGTGCGTGCCGAGACCTCCGAAATCCGCAGCTTTGTGCTGGAAGCCGCCAACGGCGCCACACTGCCGCCATTCGAGGCCGGCGCGCATATAGATGTCTATCCGATGAACGGCCTGCAGAGGCAGTATTCGTTGGTTAACGACCCGGCCGACCGCTCCCGCTACGTGCTTGGCGTCAAGCGTGAGCAGAACGGCCGCGGCGGTTCCAACGCCATGCACAGCCAGCTTACCGAGGGCTCGAAGCTTCGTATCAGCCGGCCGAAGAACAATTTTTCGCTGCGTGACAATGGCGGCAGGAGCATGCTGCTCGCCGGCGGCATTGGTGTCACCCCGCTCTTGAGCATGGCGCAGGCGCTCGCCGCGCGCGACGCCGACTTTGCGCTGCACTATTTTGCCCGCTCCAACCAGGAACTGGCCTTTCAGCAGCTGATCACCAGCAGCGGTTGGGCCGACCGCGTCTTTTATCATTTCGGCCTCGTGCCGCCGCTGCTCAACGATGTGCTGGCCGAGATTCTGAGCAGTCCCGGTGCCGACGACGTCATCTATCTGTGCGGTCCCAATCCGTTCATGGATGTCGTGCGTTCGTCGGCGGAGGAAGCCGGATGGCCGGCCGCCTCGGTCGCGCTCGAGCATTTTTCCGCGACTCCGCCGAAACTCACGCCGGATGCCGGCGAGTTTGTCGTCCGTCTCGCAAAGCGCGGCATCGAGCTTCTGGTGCCGCCCGACAAGGCGATCATCGACGTGTTGCGTGAGGCCGGCGTCGAGATCAAGACGAGTTGCGAACAAGGCGTCTGCGGCACCTGCCTCACCCAGGTGATCGAGGGCGAGCCCGAGCACAACGACCTTTATCTTTCCGACGAGGAGCACGAGAGCGGTCGGCTGATGACACCCTGCGTGTCGCGAGCCAGATCGAAACTTCTGGTGCTGGACCTTTAG
- a CDS encoding ABC transporter ATP-binding protein: MKADVGADGGAGRPAANGPLLELVGVTKSFPTVVANSDVSLAVRPGEIHAILGENGAGKSTLMKMIYGVLAPDAGEIRWRGEPVRIGNPAHARSLGIGMVFQHFSLLESLTVAENISLATPETASRLAPRIAEIGDRFGLPVDPHALVHSLSVGQRQRAEIIRCLLQEPGLIIMDEPTSVLPPSGIPPLFDTLRKLADGGCAVLFISHKLEEIRSLCHRATVMRAGKVVATVDPAAETNETLARLMIGHDLPRSHRTAPHPGAHPAMEIHNLDYQPEDPFGTRLEGVDLPLYPGEIVGIAGVSGNGQRELAAVLSGETILSRHDRDRIRIGGESCGDAGAGVRRRLGLAFVPEERHGRGAVPEMSLTRNVLLTAHGRGMVRRGMIAFGQARAYAEKCIGALDVRCSGADAEAHSLSGGNLQKFIIAREIALGPKVMIASQPTWGVDVGAAASIRQQLIDLRDQGAAILVISDELEELLEIADRVLVLFRGRLSPSLSRGEATTSLIGRYMTGGFLNENQAREVEPA; this comes from the coding sequence ATGAAGGCGGATGTGGGCGCCGACGGTGGCGCCGGGCGGCCGGCGGCAAACGGGCCGCTGCTTGAACTGGTCGGGGTGACCAAATCTTTCCCGACGGTCGTCGCCAATTCCGACGTGTCGCTGGCCGTGCGCCCGGGCGAAATCCACGCCATTCTGGGCGAGAACGGCGCCGGCAAGAGCACGCTGATGAAGATGATCTACGGCGTGCTCGCGCCCGATGCCGGTGAAATCCGCTGGCGCGGCGAGCCGGTCAGGATCGGCAATCCCGCGCATGCGCGCAGCCTCGGCATTGGCATGGTGTTCCAGCATTTCTCCCTGCTCGAGTCGCTGACGGTGGCCGAAAACATCTCGCTCGCCACGCCGGAGACTGCGTCGCGGCTCGCGCCCCGCATCGCCGAGATCGGTGATCGCTTCGGCCTGCCGGTCGATCCGCATGCGCTGGTGCATTCGCTTTCGGTCGGCCAGCGCCAGCGCGCCGAGATCATCCGCTGCCTGCTGCAGGAGCCCGGGCTCATCATCATGGACGAGCCGACTTCGGTGCTGCCACCGAGCGGCATCCCGCCGCTGTTCGACACGCTGCGCAAGCTCGCCGACGGCGGCTGCGCGGTGCTTTTCATCAGCCACAAGCTGGAGGAGATACGGTCTCTGTGCCACCGCGCCACCGTCATGCGCGCCGGCAAGGTGGTCGCGACCGTCGATCCGGCGGCTGAAACCAACGAGACCCTGGCCCGGCTGATGATCGGACATGATCTGCCGCGTTCGCATCGCACGGCGCCGCATCCCGGCGCGCATCCGGCGATGGAAATCCACAATCTCGACTATCAGCCTGAAGACCCTTTCGGCACCCGCCTCGAAGGCGTCGACCTGCCGCTCTATCCAGGCGAGATCGTCGGCATTGCCGGCGTCTCCGGCAACGGCCAGCGTGAGCTGGCCGCGGTGCTGTCGGGCGAGACGATCCTTTCCCGCCATGATCGCGACCGGATCAGGATCGGCGGCGAGAGTTGCGGTGATGCCGGCGCCGGCGTGCGTCGTCGCCTCGGGCTCGCATTCGTGCCGGAGGAGCGGCACGGCCGCGGCGCTGTGCCCGAAATGAGCCTGACCCGCAACGTGCTCTTGACCGCGCACGGGCGCGGCATGGTCCGGCGCGGGATGATCGCCTTCGGGCAGGCACGCGCCTATGCGGAAAAATGCATCGGCGCGCTCGACGTGCGCTGTTCCGGCGCCGACGCCGAGGCGCACAGCCTTTCCGGCGGCAATCTGCAGAAATTCATCATCGCCCGCGAGATCGCGCTCGGACCGAAGGTCATGATCGCCTCGCAGCCGACCTGGGGCGTGGATGTCGGCGCTGCCGCCTCGATCCGCCAGCAACTGATCGACCTGCGCGATCAGGGCGCGGCGATCCTGGTCATCAGCGACGAACTCGAGGAGCTTCTGGAGATCGCCGACCGGGTCCTGGTGCTGTTCCGCGGCCGGCTGTCGCCGTCGCTTTCCCGCGGTGAAGCCACCACTTCGCTCATCGGCCGCTACATGACCGGTGGCTTCCTCAACGAAAACCAGGCCAGGGAGGTGGAACCGGCATGA
- a CDS encoding ABC transporter permease, giving the protein MTRLPWTVETRVHRSAATPLIAPAAAVVVTILGGLVLMSMLGVSPLRALYYLYVAPLSTTFNVGEVLLKMSPLLLIAQGLAIGFRAKIWNIGAEGQLILGAIGGSLLPIYFNDSQSLLMLPAMIVIGAMFGMAWAALAALLRVRFNANEILVTLMLNSVALQLLYYLVAGPLRDPFGFNFPQSALFPDVAMLPVLIPGTRVNVSLFIAGVATALAWVLVRRSMIGYKLEVGGTAPSAARYAGFSESQAVWLSLLIGGAAAGLAGVFEVAGPLGQLQRVISPGYGFAAIIVAFLGGLNPVGILFAAFFMAVILVGGDIAQTSAGVPYALNTVLQGILLVTYIAARLFVDYRVRLKSALPASEVAT; this is encoded by the coding sequence ATGACACGCTTGCCCTGGACCGTCGAAACGCGTGTCCATCGCTCCGCAGCCACGCCACTAATTGCCCCGGCTGCCGCCGTCGTCGTCACCATTCTCGGCGGCCTCGTCCTGATGAGCATGCTCGGGGTCTCGCCATTGCGGGCGCTCTATTACCTCTACGTCGCGCCGCTCTCGACAACCTTCAATGTCGGCGAGGTCTTGCTCAAGATGTCGCCGCTGCTCCTGATCGCGCAAGGCCTGGCAATCGGCTTCCGCGCCAAGATCTGGAACATCGGCGCCGAGGGCCAGCTCATTCTCGGCGCCATCGGCGGCAGCCTCCTGCCGATCTATTTCAACGACAGCCAGTCGCTCCTGATGCTGCCGGCGATGATCGTGATCGGCGCCATGTTCGGCATGGCATGGGCGGCGCTGGCCGCGCTCCTGCGAGTGCGGTTCAACGCCAACGAGATCCTGGTCACGCTGATGCTGAACAGCGTCGCGCTGCAACTGCTCTATTATCTCGTGGCGGGACCATTGCGCGATCCGTTCGGCTTCAACTTCCCGCAATCGGCGCTGTTTCCCGACGTCGCCATGCTGCCGGTGCTGATCCCCGGCACCCGCGTCAATGTCTCGCTGTTCATCGCCGGCGTTGCCACGGCGCTTGCCTGGGTACTCGTGCGCCGCAGCATGATCGGCTACAAGCTCGAGGTCGGCGGCACCGCGCCTAGCGCGGCGCGCTATGCCGGCTTCAGCGAAAGCCAGGCGGTCTGGCTCAGCCTGCTGATCGGCGGCGCGGCGGCTGGCCTTGCCGGCGTGTTCGAGGTCGCGGGCCCCCTTGGCCAACTGCAGCGCGTGATCTCGCCCGGCTACGGCTTTGCCGCCATCATCGTCGCCTTTCTTGGCGGGCTGAACCCTGTCGGCATCCTGTTCGCTGCCTTCTTCATGGCGGTCATCCTGGTCGGCGGCGATATCGCCCAGACCTCGGCCGGCGTGCCCTATGCGCTCAACACGGTGCTGCAGGGCATCCTTCTCGTCACCTACATCGCGGCGCGGCTTTTCGTCGACTACCGCGTGCGCCTGAAATCCGCCCTTCCAGCCAGCGAGGTCGCCACCTGA
- a CDS encoding S-(hydroxymethyl)glutathione dehydrogenase/class III alcohol dehydrogenase, with amino-acid sequence MKTRAAVAVGAGKPLEVMEVDLEGPRAGEVLVEVKATGICHTDEFTLSGADPEGIFPAILGHEGAGVVVDVGPGVESVKKGDHVIPLYTPECRQCPSCLSRKTNLCTAIRATQGQGLMPDGSSRFSVGGEKLFHYMGCSTFSNFTVLPEIALAKVNPDAPFDKICYIGCGVTTGIGAVINTARVEAGATAAVFGLGGIGLNVIQGLRLAGADMIIGVDINNDKKEWGERFGMTHFVNPKEVDDVVAEIVNMTKRGADQIGGADYTFDCTGNVKVMRQALECAHRGWGESIVIGVAGAGQEIATRPFQLVTGRVWKGTAFGGARGRTDVPKIVDWYMDGKIEIDPMITHTLPLEDINKGFDLMHEGKSIRSVVVF; translated from the coding sequence ATGAAGACACGGGCGGCTGTAGCGGTCGGGGCGGGCAAGCCGCTTGAGGTGATGGAGGTCGATCTGGAGGGGCCGCGCGCAGGCGAGGTTCTGGTCGAGGTCAAGGCGACCGGCATCTGCCATACCGACGAGTTCACGCTTTCGGGCGCCGACCCGGAAGGCATCTTCCCGGCCATCCTCGGCCATGAGGGTGCGGGTGTGGTCGTCGATGTCGGGCCGGGCGTGGAGAGCGTGAAGAAGGGCGACCACGTCATCCCGCTCTACACGCCCGAATGCCGCCAGTGCCCCTCCTGCCTGTCGCGCAAGACCAATCTGTGCACGGCGATCCGCGCCACTCAGGGTCAGGGCCTGATGCCGGACGGCAGCTCACGCTTTTCGGTCGGCGGCGAGAAGCTCTTCCACTACATGGGCTGCTCGACCTTTTCCAACTTCACCGTGCTGCCGGAGATCGCGCTGGCCAAGGTCAATCCCGACGCCCCGTTCGACAAGATCTGCTACATCGGCTGCGGGGTGACGACCGGCATCGGCGCCGTCATCAACACGGCAAGGGTCGAGGCGGGCGCGACCGCGGCCGTGTTCGGGCTCGGCGGTATCGGCCTGAACGTCATCCAGGGGCTGCGGCTTGCGGGTGCCGACATGATCATCGGCGTCGACATCAACAACGACAAGAAGGAGTGGGGCGAACGCTTCGGCATGACGCATTTCGTCAACCCGAAGGAGGTCGACGACGTGGTGGCCGAGATCGTCAACATGACCAAACGTGGCGCCGATCAGATCGGCGGCGCCGACTACACCTTCGACTGCACCGGCAACGTCAAGGTGATGCGTCAGGCGCTGGAATGCGCGCATCGCGGCTGGGGCGAAAGCATCGTCATCGGGGTCGCCGGCGCCGGCCAGGAGATCGCGACGCGCCCGTTCCAGCTGGTGACGGGGCGCGTGTGGAAGGGCACCGCCTTCGGCGGTGCTCGCGGCCGCACCGACGTGCCGAAGATCGTCGACTGGTACATGGACGGCAAGATCGAGATCGACCCGATGATCACCCACACGCTGCCACTCGAAGACATCAACAAGGGCTTCGACCTCATGCACGAGGGCAAATCCATCCGAAGCGTCGTCGTGTTTTAG
- a CDS encoding acylphosphatase has product MDYLTGDLGTGGARECAVELSFQGRLGEPFVAFALARAQRLSLRGWIETADADSAIVVAEGPEALVDAFEICCSLGPMDARVEEWQRVARGTGLNTKTFERRG; this is encoded by the coding sequence ATGGATTATCTGACCGGCGACCTCGGCACCGGCGGCGCGCGCGAATGCGCGGTCGAACTCAGCTTTCAAGGAAGGCTGGGCGAACCGTTCGTCGCCTTTGCTCTGGCACGGGCCCAGCGGCTGAGCCTGCGCGGCTGGATCGAGACGGCGGATGCCGACAGCGCGATAGTAGTTGCTGAGGGGCCGGAAGCGCTGGTTGACGCCTTCGAGATTTGCTGCAGCCTCGGCCCTATGGACGCGCGGGTCGAGGAATGGCAGCGTGTCGCACGCGGGACGGGCCTGAACACAAAGACTTTCGAGCGGCGGGGCTGA